The proteins below come from a single Gossypium raimondii isolate GPD5lz chromosome 2, ASM2569854v1, whole genome shotgun sequence genomic window:
- the LOC105789444 gene encoding uncharacterized protein LOC105789444, translated as MTCQDLIVVVAFIFMVVGAFAVESSPSPVPSNASSPSKSPSPSSPVSSPKSPSIKSPSQYSNGSFFSPSKSHEEAPKSSHPDALKSSSSSSSPNPSQSDNPNANKGYSSEVESPEEVSSPPSPTANDEVSHSPTPSPESTGDVFDSETLAPAPSNAIEIKATICIVGVVTIVGFFLF; from the coding sequence atgaCATGCCAAGAtcttattgttgttgttgcatttattttcaTGGTTGTTGGGGCATTTGCTGTCGAATCGTCACCTTCACCAGTCCCTTCCAATGCATCTTCACCTTCGAAGTCACCCTCTCCTTCTTCTCCGGTTTCTTCCCCCAAGTCCCCCTCCATTAAGTCACCGTCACAATACTCCAATGGCTCATTTTTTTCACCATCAAAATCCCACGAAGAAGCACCCAAGTCATCTCATCCCGATGCCCTAAAGAGCTCTTCAAGCTCCTCTTCCCCTAATCCTAGTCAAAGCGACAACCCTAACGCCAACAAAGGATACTCTTCTGAGGTTGAGTCTCCTGAGGAGGTCTCATCCCCTCCTTCACCAACTGCCAATGATGAAGTTTCCCACTCCCCTACCCCTAGCCCTGAAAGCACGGGTGATGTTTTCGATAGTGAGACCCTTGCACCAGCACCCTCAAATGCCATTGAAATAAAGGCCACCATTTGCATTGTCGGTGTTGTAACTATTGTCGGATTCTTCCTCTTTTAA